The sequence TCCTCATCGAGTACATGCTGGAACGCTATCCCGACCCGGCGCGGCATCTGGTGCTGGCGGGCGAAGCCAGCCTGGACGCTACCTGGCCCCTCACCTCGCCCGGCGTGCCTTCCATCCGCATGCTGCACAATCATTTCATCGTGTTCGACAAGCAGGTGCTGGCAGAAGCGCCTCTGGCCGATCCCGAGAATCCCAACCTCACCGATGGCGGGCAACATTCCCTGTTCCAGGCCTATATGCGCGATGTGTACCGGGCTTTTTTCAGCGAGCTGGACTTCCACCTGCTCAAGCCCTGCGAGGACAGCGCCTGTCGCCTCGCCCTGACCGGGTATCCCCAAGGCCTACCCAGCTGGCAGGTGAGCGGCGGTGCCGCGGCGCTGCGCGAAGTGGCGTTCTGGAAGGACTATGACACGCTGCTCAAAGGCTTCCTGGATTTCTATCGCACCTTCTTCGGCCAGGTCTCCACGCGCAATTCGCCGCCTCCGCGCGACCTCTACTTCCCGCAACTGGTGGAAGAGAAGTTGCTGTTCAACAACGACTTCCTGCGCACCGCCAAGATGGTGCGCGACCGCTGCATCCGCGACGCGAAATATGCGAATTCCATCCGCTGGCAGCCGGCCTTCAAACAGCTCATCTATCGCAACGATCAGGGCGATCTGGTCGTCACCATCAGCCAGAACTCCATCGGCAACGCCATCACCGAGCTATTGGGGGTGGTGGTCAAGCGCGTGCCGGACGCGCAAGCCTACGCCCGCTTCGAACCGCATCTGATCGAACAGTTGCTGGACGTGCGCCGCCGCCTGGTGGAAGCCGACCTGGGCGAGCCCATCCCCACCCCCCACTGGGGCACGGACTGAGGCCCAGCAACCCCACCGTCAGCAAGGCTGCTATATTGCCAAGAGGCGGGCCCGTCGACCCGCCACGGCTTGACGAGGAACCATCATGATTCGAAATCCCCTGGACATCTCCACCCTGGTTTCGCCCCGGCTGTCCGCCCTGCTGGAAAAGCTGGTCAACGATCCCAATGCGGATGAGCCGCCTACCCTGGCCACCGCCCGTGACTTTCTCATGGGCCTGCTGCCCCCTTCCTTCACCGAGGCGGAGCGGCTACACCATTTCGACGTAAGCGAGTCGCTGCTCGACGAGCTCAACACGCTGATCGAGGAATATGGGCCGGACGCGCCCGCCGCGGACTTCGTACGCGCTACCGCCAGCGAAGCCTTGTCCCGCGTCATCGAGACGGTCATCAACGACGAGAATCGGGAAAGTCCGCCCACCCTGGAAACTGTGCGTGAGGCCATCGTGGACGGCATCGGCGCGCGCCTGGTGGGGGAAGGCGTGCTGGACGAGGATGAAGACGAGGGCCTGCTGGAGGAAATCGATGGGTTGATCGACGAATACGGGCCCGACGCCCTGGCCGAGAATTTCGTGCGTTACGAATAGGAGGACGCCATGCCGCAAACCCTGAAGGGCCTTGAGCCGCCCCCCGCCGGCGTCACCTGGCGCGGCCTGCCCCTGGAGGTACGCGAGGCGATGATCCGCGAGGCCGCCTATTACCTGGCAAAGCAGCGCGGCTTCGCCCCAGGCCGGGAGCTGGACGACTGGCTCGCCGCGGAGGCAGCCATCGACCGCGATTTCCCCTGCGGACCCGCACCGGACGCACCCATCCAGCAAAGTAGCGTGCTTAGCCCCGGCGTGGACGATGCCCTCAAGCGTATCGTGCGCCAACATCCCGCGAAGGCCATCCCCGAAGTGGAAGGCATTGAGCCGGAACTCGCCCCAAGCCGCGAGTGAGGTCCTGCGCCCTCTCCATGACCGCGAGTGAACCGCTGCTGTTCGCACCCGACGCTCTCGCTGTCCTTCCTGCGCGACAACGCCTCTCCATGACCGCGAGTGAACCGCTGCTGTTCGCACCCCAGGCCGGCCGTGGACTGGGCGAAGCGGTGGCCCAGCAATTGGGCCTCGAGCTCGCACCCCTGGAGGAACGCGCCTTCGAGGACGGCGAGCACAAGAGCCGTCCCCTCACCAGCGTGCGGGGCCGGGACACCTACCTGGTGCAGTCCCTGCACGGAGACGGCGCCGGCAGCGTCAACGATCGGTTGGTGCGCCTGCTGTTTCTGATCCAGAATCTCAAGGATCAGGGCGCGGCGCGGGTGACGGCAGTCCTGCCCTATCTGGCCTACGCGCGCAAAGACCGGCGCACCCAGCCGCGCGATCCGGTGAACACGCGTACCCTGGCGCAGCTATTCGAGGCCGTGGGCACTGACCGCGTGCTGACCCTCGACGTGCACAATCTTGCCGCCTACCAGAATGCTTTCCGCATCCCCGCTGAGCATCTCGAGGCCCGTCCCCTTCTCGCCCGTTATCTCGCACCCCAGCTTGCCGGCGAAGAGGTGGTGGTGGTCTCGCCGGACGTGGGCGGAGCCAAGCGCGCTGAAGCCCTGCGGCAAACCCTCGGCCGGCTGCTGGCGCGCCCGGTAGGCAGCGCCTTCCTGGAAAAATACCGCGCCCACGGTGAAGTATGGGGCGAGGCCGTGGTGGGCGACGTGGCTGGGCGCACCGCCCTGATCGCAGACGATCTGGTGGCAAGCGGCGACACCCTGGCGCGGGCCGCCCGGGCTTGCCGGGCGCACGGTGCGCGGCGCATCCTCGCCGCCGCCACTCATGGGGTGTTCAGCCCCAGCGCTGCCGAAAGCCTAGCCGAGCCCGCCCTGGAACGCCTCATCATCACGGACAGCGTGTGGCCGCCACGATCTCTGCCGCCAGCAGTCGCCACCAAACTCACCGTGCTGGAAATCGCACCTCTGCTGGCCGAAGCCATCCGACGCCTACATGTGGGAGGCTCGCTGGCAGCCCTGCTGGAACCAAGCCCCGCCCGGTATGCCTGATGCGGCCACAGCGCCCTTGCAGCCGAGTTCCACGACGCGAATTTTGGCCAGCACAGCTTTAGCCGCCGCTTCATGCGCAAACGGGCCGGTTGCAGGCCAAGGAGCCGCAGCACGCTTCTTAACCCGCTGCCCTTGGCTTGCACGCCACGCCCTCCAGCGCCGCCCGCGGGCAGCCGTCGCGCTTCTTTCTCTCAGCTAAGATACCGTGCTGGTCCACGCGCCGCATTGGCGATGCTGTCATGCTCAGAAACCGAAAGGGGTAAAAAACATGCTTCAATTGCTGTCCTCGATCATTCTTGTGGGAGCCGTGATGATCTGGCCATTTACCGCCCACGCAACCGATACCCAAGCGGGTAGCGCCTACGATTACAGCTTCACCACCCTCATTGGCAACAAACCCCTGCCGCTGGCGCAGTACAAGGGCAAAGTACTGCTGGTGGTGAACACCGCTTCGCAGTGCGGCTTCACGCCGCAATACAAGGGTCTGGAAGCCCTGTACGAAAAATACCGCGCCCGCGGCCTCGTGGTAATCGGGGTGCCCAGCAACGACTTCGGCAGCCAGGAGCCGGGTAGCAGCGAGCAGATCGCCAACTTTTGCCAGGTGAACTACGGCGTGAGCTTCCCCATGGCGGCGAAGGTCCATGTGAAAGGCGACGAGGCCCATCCCTTCTATCAGTGGGCACGGGAACGCTTCGGCTTGGCGGGCGCACCCAAATGGAACTTCCACAAATATCTGGTGGGTCCCGATGGCAGGCTGGTGGATTATTTCCACTCCACCACCGAGCCAGAATCGCCGCGCCTCATAAAGGCCATCGAAGCAGTCCTGCCGCGCTGATTGGGGATGCCTGAGCGGTGTGTAACAGTGTGGACAGAATCCCGGCCGATGGTGAGGAGAAGACCAAGCCATGACTGAAGCAAACTGCCCCCACCTGGGTAGCGGCTGATAGCCTTATCGCCCCCCTGCCTGGCCTTTTTCCCGCGGCCGCAACGGGGTGAAACCCCACGCATCGCTCAAGGGTCGAAACGTTCCCGGCCAGCGAGGAGGAAACTGCCATGCAAGATGCACGCCCCTACGCCTACGTCCTGGTTTTCATTGGCCTTGCGGCTGCAACCTGGGCCGCGCTCTTGCCCCATTACGATGCGGGCTTTCACCTCTATACCAGCATCCTAGTAGGACTTGCGTTGCCCTTCGTGGCCTATTTCAGCCTCAGCGAGCGCCTGCGGCCAGGCTGGTTGCTGGCCACCGGGCTCGTGATCACGGGCCTCACCCTCGGCTACGTAATCGCGCTGCGGGGCCTGGCGGCGGAACCGGCACGGGCGCTCTCGGCCTATGCCATCCCGCTGGTGGTCGCTGCCGTGCTGCTGCCCCTGGCCTATGGGCTGGGGAAACTTCGGGAGCCGTGAAGCAGTACGCGCTGGGCTTCTTGTGCGGGTTTCCTTGGCGATGGAAGCCCATTATCCTATCGCAGGTGCGGGTTTCCTGCCCTGACTGCTGGCGCTCCTTACCCGATGCAAATACCGGTCGCCGAACTCATTGTCCGTTTCATGGAGCGTCTAGGCATTCGCCGCATCTTCGGCCTGCCGGGCTCCCACATCCTCCCCGTTTACGACGCCCTCCGCACCTTAAGCATCCGCACTGTTCTGGCCAAACACGAGCAGGCGGCGGCCTTCATGGCCATGGGCCATGCGCGCGCCACGGGCGGCATCGGTGCCTGCATCACCACCGCCGGCCCAGGCGCCACCAACCTGGTCACCGCCATCGCCAGTGCCTACGCGGACCGCCTGCCCATCCTCGCCATCACCGGCGAAGCGCCCACCCATATTTTTGGCCGCGGCGGCTTGCAAGAAAGCTCGGGTGAGGGCGGCAGCGTGGACCAGGTGGCTCTGTTCGCCGGCATCACGCGCTATCACCGCCTGGTGGAGCGCACCGACTATCTCGCCAACGTGCTGATCCAGGCAGCCAAGTGCCTGCTTTCAGACACACCCGGCCCGGTGGTGTTGAGCCTGCCCTTCAACGTCCAGAAGGAAAGTGTGGAAGCCACGCTGCTAGACGAGATCGCCTTTTTTCGCGCGGCGCGTGCCTGCCCGGCCACGCCCGAGGACGTGCGCAGAAGCGTGGCTCTGCTCGCCCGGTCGCGTCGGCCTATGATCGTGGCCGGCCATGGCGTGATCCGCGCCCGTGCGTGCGCCACCCTGACGCGACTGGCGCAGCGGTTGCACATCCCAGTGGCCACCAGCCTGAAGGCCAAAGGCGCCATGGATGAACGTTCACCCTGGGCGCTGGGGAGCCTGGGTGTGACCTCGGCAGGGCACGCCCTGCGCTACCTGAAAGAAGAGGCCGACCTGGTGCTGGTGCTGGGTGCTAGCTTCAACGAACGCACCAGCTACGTCTGGGACCGGGGCCTGCTCGCCGGCAAGACCCTCATCCAGGTGGACAATGACACCCAGCAACTGGAGAAGGTATTTCGTGCCGACCTCGCGATCCATGCCGATCTGGCAGCCTATCTCGAGGCGCTGGACCACGCGACGCACCACCTGCCACCACGGGAGACGGTAGACGTCCCGGCCTTTATCGCCGCCAATGAGCGGCGCCTTAATGCCAGCGGCGAGGCCGTGTTCGATGCCCGCTTCGAGCACGTGCGCGCCTTCTTCGTTTGGCTGGAACAAAAGTTTCCGCAAGGGCTGGTGCTATTCGACGACAACATCGTGTTCGCCCAAAGCTTTTACCGAGTCTCCGGAAAGGACCATTTCCACCCCAATACCGGTATTTCCTCGCTGGGGCACGCCATTCCCGCCGCCATCGGCGCCGGTTTCGCGCTCAACAAACCTCTGTTCGCGCTGATCGGCGACGGCGGCTTCCATATGTGCGCCATGGAGCTGATGACCGCCGTGCACTACGGCATTCCCCTCAATGTGGTGCTGTTTAGCAACGGCACCATGGGGCTCATCCGCAAGAACCAGCAACATCTCTACGGCGGGCGCTTCATCGACTGCGACTTTCCCAATCCGGATTTCGCGCTGCTCGCCCGAGCCTTCGGCATCCGCCACTCTAAGCTGGCATCTGCCGACGATCTCGCGCATCTCGACGAGCTGGATTTCCAGGGTGGCATCAACCTCATCGAGATCCCCGTGGCACGCGACGCCTATCCCAACTACGCCTCGCGACGCTAGCGCCCATGCAAGCACCGAAGACTACCGCACTCGCCGCCTGCGTGGCCCGGCATGGAGCAGCCATCCCAGCGCTTACCGACATCGGCCGGCGACTTGCGATCCTGGGGGAGGCATCCACCACCCCGCTGCTTGCCCTCTACGAGTCGGCGCAAGCCTTGCTGGAGCGGGCGATGTGGTCGCGACCTCAGGCATTCGATGTCCTGTGTGCGGATTACGAAGCCCTATTCCGGGAACAGGAACATTTGATCGCGGCCCTAGGCGAGGATCATCGCCACGCCTTCCTCATCGGCATTCCGGTGGCAGACCGCCCCGGCCACCTGCGCGCTTGTCTCGAAAGCATCCTGCAAGTCTGCCGACGCTACGACTACGGCGGCCGGCGCGACGGCCAGTGGCAACGCATCCAAGTGGTGGTGGGGGAAGACAGCCGGGAGCCGGCCCATCGCCACGCACATCGAGAACTGGTGGCAGCCTACCGTGCCCAGGGACTGCGCGTGCATTACCTGGATTTCGACGAGCAATACGCGCTGCTCGAAGCCCTGCCCGCGTCCCTGCGCGCGCGCCTTGCGCGGCTACTCACGGATCAGCCCCTCGAGCGTTTCCATCACAAGGGCCAGGCCGCCAACCGGAACCTCCTCTATCTCAAATTCCGCGAGCTCACCGACAGGCCCGAGCACACGCTCTACGCACTGCTGGACAGCGACCAGTCACTCTACGTCAACCGCAGCACGCCAGACGCACGCGAGACGGTGCATGCGCCACCCTATTTCCACCTTTGGGACCGCATCTTCCGTCAGTCCGACATCTTGCTTCTCAGTGGCAAGATGGTGGGCGACCCGCCCGTGTCGCCAGCGGTGATGGCGGTGAATTTCCTGGATGACGTGATCGCCTTCTTCACGCGCCTTTCCGGCCTCGCCCCGGAGGAAGCCTGCCGCTTCCACGGCGGCGTCCAGGCCCCCGACGCGGCCTACCACGATCTGGCCGGGCTATTCGGCTTCACGCCGCCGGCGCACAGTTTCGATTATTCCTGCCGTCTCGCGGGTCGCCACGACCATCGTGCCTGTCTCACTGACTTCGCGCAGCGCCTCAACCGCTTCTTCCACGGCGAACACCTCACCCGTCGTACCTGGTTCCACTACGGCGATGGTTATGAAATGCTGCGGCCGGCACGCACCGTCTATCCCGGCAATTACGTGGCGCGCCATGCAGGGCTACGTTACGTCATCCCTTTCGGCCACCTGCGCCTGCGCATGTCGGGCCCAACCGCGGGTCGCCTGATCGCCGCCGAGATCGGCGCCCGCTTCGCCACTTGCAACCTGCCCAACCTGCACCAGCGGGGCGGTGGCGAGGACGATTTCCGCCCCGGCGTCGAAGAACACGCAGGTCGTATCGACCTCGCGGATGAATTCGAGCGCCAGTTCTTCGGCGACCTGATGCTGTTCTCGGCAGAGGCGCTGGTGCGAATCGATGACGTGCGCCAACCCTTCGCACCGGAAACGGTGCGCGCAGTCGTGGCAGACACGGAAGCGAAACTGCTGGCCCTCTACGCAGAAAAACACGCCGCCCTTCGCGAACGCCGCCTCGCCCTCAAGGCGCTCGTCTTCGATGCTCGCCACTGGTGGCGGCATGCGCCTGCGCTGGGCGAGGTGCGCCGCTTCCTCGACAATCTGCAACACAACTTCGGCGACAGCGCCCGCGGCTGGCTCGCCATCCAGTCAGCCGAACACCGCGCGCGCCGGGCGAGTCAGATCATCGATGCCCTAGTGCGCTATCGCGCCGAGCGCGACGCCTGGGACAGCCTGTTTGACGTTGCCTGAGACGAGCACGTCAGCCGCCCAGCACCACCCACGCAGCATGGGTGACGAGCACCGTGCGGCAGGCGTCGAAGGCAACCTGTGCTTCATGGAGGAGCGGTGTGGGCAATGCGACCTCGGCGTGGTCGTGGAGCGTGCGCTCGATGCGGCCACTGCGGATGCGCGGTGAGGAATCGCCGGCGCCCGGCTGACCCGTGAGGGAAAAGAGGCGATATTCCTCCCGCAAAGGGCTAGAAAGTTCCAGCCAGAGACCAAGCTGCGCCAGCAACGCCTCCGGTGCAACTTGCCACAAGTCCGCGTCGAAATAGCCGTAGCGGCCCGCCTGTTCCTGGGCAAAGCGCGCCAGCGTAGCCAGGCGCGCCCGATAGTAGGCCGCGGCCTGCTCCGGCTGGGCATAGCACTCGTAGCCCTTACGCCCGGCGAATAGTCGCACGATGCTAGCCAAGGTGGCAGCAGGGCGGCGCAGGCAGATGATGATCTTGAGATCCCGCTCGGCCAGCCGTTCCGGCAGCAGCCGGTATGCGTCGTGCAGGAGCTTATCGAACAGGAAACGGCTGCCTGGCTTGAGCCCTTCCTGGCGGGCCAGCGTCTCCCGCTGGTGGTCCAGGTCGGACGCCGCCTCATAGCTTTGGTGCAGCTCGTAATAGCCATTGATCTCCGGGTGCGAGCCCAGGACGTGCCCAGTCAGGCTGGTAAAGGCACGCATGTGGCTGAGCAGAAAGATGCGCCCGAAACGATCCGACATGGCAGAATTGTCCCTCAAATCCCGGTGCACGGCGGAAAGTCAAGCCAGCGCTGCGAAAGCCACCCGTGCCAGCAATCTAGGCCTTGTTCTCCCCGCGCCCAGCATGTCCGGAGTGAACCATGGATGCCGCGCTTGAAGAAGCCTTGGCCGCCGTCCGCAGGGGCGATTGGCACCACGCCCACCGCATCGCGCAGACCCGCGAAGATGCGCTAGCCTGCTGGCTTCATGCCATCCTGCATAAGATCGAGGGCGATACAGCCAACAGCCGTTACTGGTACGCCCGCGCCGGCCGGCGCTACGAGGATTTCTCCGACCCCGTCGCGGAACTGGAGGCATTCGGACGGGTGCTTGCGCAAACCTGAGAGGAAGCAAACCACCCCGGCTGCTGGGATGACCCCATTCAGCAAAAAAGCCACCGCGAGGTGGCTTTTTTGTTTGGCGTCCCCACGGGGATTCGAACCCCGGTTACCGCCGTGAAAGGGCGATGTCCTAGGCCTCTAGACGATGGGGACTAAACGCTGCGCTTAGTCGGTGCTACTTTCTGGTGAGCTGAGTCGCCGCGATGCCGAACAGCATCAGGGCGAACCCCAGGGGTACCAGGCTGAGCCACGGTCCGGCTTGGGCGTCCTGATCAGTGGCCAGTTCCATGAACCCGACCAACAGACCAACGGCGGTGGCCAGAATGCCGATCCAGACCGAGATGACGCCTAGCCGCTGCACCGTGTCTCGCAATTTGGTGGAGATGAGCGGGATCGAACCGCTGACCTCTTGCATGCCATGCAAGCGCTCTCCCAGCTGAGCTACACCCCCGGAAAGCGCGCCATTATAGGTAGCGGCGGCGCGCTTGTAAAGCGCTTCGGCCAAGTTCAGGTCGGATAACGGCCGAGATGATCCCGGATGCGGCGCAGGCTCTCCTCGCGACCGACGAGTTCCATCACGGCATCGATGGAAGGCGTCTGCGTCTCGCCGGTGATCATCACTCGCAGCGGCATCGCCAGCTGCGGCAGTTTCAGTTTGTGGGCGGCGACCGCATCTTTCAAGAGCCGGTTGATGGCATCCCGGTTCCACTCGATCGCCTCTAGCTTGCAGGCCAATTCCTCCAGCACCGGCCGGATTTCGGCAGTCAGGTACCG comes from Thiobacter sp. AK1 and encodes:
- a CDS encoding thiamine pyrophosphate-binding protein; this encodes MQIPVAELIVRFMERLGIRRIFGLPGSHILPVYDALRTLSIRTVLAKHEQAAAFMAMGHARATGGIGACITTAGPGATNLVTAIASAYADRLPILAITGEAPTHIFGRGGLQESSGEGGSVDQVALFAGITRYHRLVERTDYLANVLIQAAKCLLSDTPGPVVLSLPFNVQKESVEATLLDEIAFFRAARACPATPEDVRRSVALLARSRRPMIVAGHGVIRARACATLTRLAQRLHIPVATSLKAKGAMDERSPWALGSLGVTSAGHALRYLKEEADLVLVLGASFNERTSYVWDRGLLAGKTLIQVDNDTQQLEKVFRADLAIHADLAAYLEALDHATHHLPPRETVDVPAFIAANERRLNASGEAVFDARFEHVRAFFVWLEQKFPQGLVLFDDNIVFAQSFYRVSGKDHFHPNTGISSLGHAIPAAIGAGFALNKPLFALIGDGGFHMCAMELMTAVHYGIPLNVVLFSNGTMGLIRKNQQHLYGGRFIDCDFPNPDFALLARAFGIRHSKLASADDLAHLDELDFQGGINLIEIPVARDAYPNYASRR
- a CDS encoding ribose-phosphate diphosphokinase, which gives rise to MTASEPLLFAPQAGRGLGEAVAQQLGLELAPLEERAFEDGEHKSRPLTSVRGRDTYLVQSLHGDGAGSVNDRLVRLLFLIQNLKDQGAARVTAVLPYLAYARKDRRTQPRDPVNTRTLAQLFEAVGTDRVLTLDVHNLAAYQNAFRIPAEHLEARPLLARYLAPQLAGEEVVVVSPDVGGAKRAEALRQTLGRLLARPVGSAFLEKYRAHGEVWGEAVVGDVAGRTALIADDLVASGDTLARAARACRAHGARRILAAATHGVFSPSAAESLAEPALERLIITDSVWPPRSLPPAVATKLTVLEIAPLLAEAIRRLHVGGSLAALLEPSPARYA
- a CDS encoding DUF2934 domain-containing protein; the encoded protein is MPQTLKGLEPPPAGVTWRGLPLEVREAMIREAAYYLAKQRGFAPGRELDDWLAAEAAIDRDFPCGPAPDAPIQQSSVLSPGVDDALKRIVRQHPAKAIPEVEGIEPELAPSRE
- a CDS encoding glutathione peroxidase; amino-acid sequence: MIWPFTAHATDTQAGSAYDYSFTTLIGNKPLPLAQYKGKVLLVVNTASQCGFTPQYKGLEALYEKYRARGLVVIGVPSNDFGSQEPGSSEQIANFCQVNYGVSFPMAAKVHVKGDEAHPFYQWARERFGLAGAPKWNFHKYLVGPDGRLVDYFHSTTEPESPRLIKAIEAVLPR